The genomic interval GGAACTTTTTCTGCATATTCAACACCGACCAAATTTTCCAAATCTTTGACACATTTTTCAACATCTTGAATCGATGAAAACTCTAATAAATAAGTGCGTTGTAAAACGGGAGAAGTTTTCGCTGCATGAAAAGGTTTTGAAAGATTGACAAAACCATATTTTGCAACGATTTGATTTAATCCTGGAATAGATTGTACTGGAATTTTTGTTGGATCTTCTTTTAATGGTTGAGAAATTCGGATTTCATTTGTTAGTTTGAACCAGATTTTTCCATCCTGATAGTTTACATGAACTGTTTGTGCAAATATGCCAAAAGGAATAAGTGCTAGCAATGCTAGTAGTTTTTTCATAAGAGAGTATTAATAGTTTAGCAAATGCAATTTACAATAAATAGTTGTATAGCAAATTAAATTTCAGAGGATTATGTATCTGTATGATGTTAGGTTAGTAAAAGATTGAGATTGTATGAAAAACATTAATTTAGAATGGTCAATAATTCAGTAAATGAAAATCATTCGGTTTAAAATTCTTTTAATCTTTATAATTTCCTTTATAGTCGGAACTTGTTTCTACGGTTTAAACTGGTCGATTCAAGAAAGCATCGTTTTTTCATGGCTCACTTTTGGGGGATTGTATCTTTTGGAAAGTTTGATTACGATTATTCGAATTCCATCAACACAAATTCCTTCGCGTGCAAAGGATGAAGATTTGGGTGTTTGGATGCAATTTATTGTTTTGGTGATGACTTGCGCAACAGCTTTAATTGCCATTATTTTTTGGAACAGTGATAACAACATTCATTTTACCAAACACAGTACACTTCATGAGGTTTTCTTCATTGCTTCAGTTACTTTAGCTTGGATTGT from Fluviicola taffensis DSM 16823 carries:
- a CDS encoding DUF1345 domain-containing protein, whose product is MKIIRFKILLIFIISFIVGTCFYGLNWSIQESIVFSWLTFGGLYLLESLITIIRIPSTQIPSRAKDEDLGVWMQFIVLVMTCATALIAIIFWNSDNNIHFTKHSTLHEVFFIASVTLAWIVLHLSFTFRYAHLYYGDENEKYVKHARGLDFPGDTHPDYFDFAYYSFTIGMTFQVSDVVIKSKGLRRLTLGHSVLAFFFNTILIAITINEIINL